A single genomic interval of Ammospiza caudacuta isolate bAmmCau1 chromosome 19, bAmmCau1.pri, whole genome shotgun sequence harbors:
- the LOC131566102 gene encoding myosin heavy chain, skeletal muscle, adult codes for MSAPDADMAAFGEAAPYLRKSEKERIEAQNKPFDAKTCVFVVHPKESYVKGKIESKDAGKVTVKSEGGETLTVKEDQIFSMNPPKYDKIEDMAMMTHLHEPAVLYNLKERYAAWMIYTYSGLFCVTVNPYKWLPVYNPEVVLAYRGKKRQEAPPHIFSISDNAYQFMLTDRENQSILITGESGAGKTVNTKRVIQYFATIAASGDKKKEEQTSGKMQGTLEDQIISANPLLEAFGNAKTVRNDNSSRFGKFIRIHFGATGKLASADIETYLLEKSRVTFQLKAERSYHIFYQIMSNKKPELIDMLLITTNPYDFHYVSQGEVTVPSIDDQEELMATDSAIDILGFSADEKTAIYKLTGAVMHYGNLKFKQKQREEQAEPDGTEVADKAAYLTGLNSAEFLKALCYPRVKVGNEYVTKGQNVTQVNNSVGALAKAMFEKMFLWMVVRINQQLDTKQPRQYFIGVLDIAGFEIFDFNSFEQLCINFTNEKLQQFFNHHMFVLEQEEYKKEGIEWEFIDFGMDLAACIELIEKPMGIFSILEEECMFPKATDTSFKNKLYDQHLGKSNNFQKPKPGKGKAEAHFSLVHYAGTVDYNISGWLEKNKDPLNETVIGLYQKSSVKTLALLFASYGGADADAGGGGKKGGKKKGSSFQTVSALFRENLNKLMANLRSTHPHFVRCIIPNETKTPGAMEHELVLHQLRCNGVLEGIRICRKGFPSRVLYADFKQRYRVLNASAIPEGQFMDNKKASEKLLGSIDVDHTQYRFGHTKVFFKAGLLGLLEEMRDDKLAEIITRTQARCRGFLMRVEYKRMVERRESIFCIQYNVRSFMNVKHWPWMKLFFKIKPLLKSAESEKEMANMKEEFEKTKEELAKSEAKRKELEEKMVALVQEKNDLQLQVQAEADSLADAEERCDQLIKNKIQLEAKIKELTERAEDEEEINAELTAKKRKLEDECSELKKDIDDLELTLAKVEKEKHATENKVKNLTEEMAALDETIAKLTKEKKALQEAHQQTLDDLQVEEDKVNTLTKAKTKLEQQVDDLEGSLEQEKKLRMDLERAKRKLEGDLKLAQDSIMDLENDKQQLDEKLKKKDFEISQIQSKIEDEQALGMQFQKKIKELQARIEELEEEIEAERTSRAKAEKHRADLSRELEEISERLEEAGGATAAQIEMNKKREAEFQKMRRDLEEATLQHEATASALRKKHADSTAELGEQIDNLQRVKQKLEKEKSELKMEIDDLASNMESVSKAKANLEKMCRTLEDQLSELKTKEEQNQRMINDLNTQRARLQTESGEFSRQVEEKDALISQLSRGKQGFTQQIEELKRHLEEEIKAKNALAHALQSARHDCDLLREQYEEEQEAKGELQRALSKANGEVAQWRTKYETDAIQRTEELEEAKKKLAQRLQDAEEHVEAVNAKCASLEKTKQRLQNEVEDLMIDVERSNAACAALDKKQKNFDKILAEWKQKYEETQAELEASQKESRSLSTELFKMKNAYEESLDHLETMKRENKNLQQEISDLTEQIAEGGKAIHELEKVKKQIETEKSELQASLEEAEASLEHEEGKILRLQLELNQVKSEIDRKIAEKDEEIDQLKRNHLRVVDSMQSTLDAEIRSRNEALRLKKKMEGDLNEMEIQLSHANRQAAEAQKNLRNTQAVLKDTQLHLDDALRTQDDLKEQVAMVERRANLLQAEVEELRAALEQTERSRKLAEQELLDATERAQLLHSQNTSLINTKKKLETDISQIQSEMEDTIQEARNAEEKAKKAITDAAMMAEELKKEQDTSAHLERMKKNLDQTVKDLQHRLEEAEQLALKGGKKQLQKLEARVRELEGEVDAEQKRSAEAVKGVRKYERRVKELTYQSEEDRKNVLRLQDLVDKLQMKVKSYKRQAEEAEELSNVNLSKFRKIQHELEEAEERADIAESQVNKLRVKSRDMHAKKIEEEE; via the exons ATGTCGGCTCCAGACGCTGACATGGCTGCCTTTGGCGAGGCGGCTCCTTACCTCCGAAAATCGGAGAAGGAGAGAATTGAGGCCCAGAACAAACCTTTTGATGCCAAGACCTGTGTCTTTGTGGTACATCCAAAGGAGTCCTATGTGAAGGGGAAGATCGAGAGTAAGGATGCAGGGAAGGTCACTGTCAAGTCTGAAGGTGGAGAg ACCCTGACTGTGAAAGAAGATCAAATCTTCTCCATGAACCCTCCCAAGTATGACAAAATCGAGGACATGGCCATGATGACCCACCTGCACGAACCCGCTGTGCTGTACAACCTCAAAGAGCGTTACGCAGCCTGGATGATCTAC ACCTACTCGGGTCTCTTCTGCGTCACTGTCAACCCCTACAAGTGGCTGCCGGTGTACAACCCCGAGGTGGTGTTGGCCTACCGAGGCAAGAAGCGCCAGGAGGCCCCTCCACACATCTTCTCCATCTCTGACAACGCCTATCAGTTCATGCTGACTG ATCGGGAGAACCAGTCCATCCTGATCAC CGGAGAATCCGGGGCCGGGAAGACTGTGAACACCAAGCGTGTCATCCAGTACTTTGCAACAATTGCAGCCAGTGGAGACAAGAAAAAGGAGGAGCAGACCTCAGGCAAAATGCAG GGGACACTTGAGGATCAAATCATCAGTGCCAACCCACTGCTGGAGGCCTTTGGAAACGCCAAGACTGTGAGGAACGACAACTCCTCACGCTTT GGCAAATTCATCAGAATCCACTTTGGTGCCACAGGCAAACTGGCTTCTGCTGACATTGAAACTT ATCTGCTGGAGAAGTCCAGAGTCACTTTCCAGCTCAAGGCGGAAAGGAGCTACCACATCTTTTATCAGATTATGTCCAACAAGAAGCCGGAGCTAATTG ACATGCTCCTCATTACCACCAACCCCTACGATTTCCACTATGTGAGTCAAGGGGAGGTCACTGTGCCCAGCATTGATGACCAGGAGGAGCTGATGGCTACAGAT AGTGCCATTGACATCCTGGGTTTCAGTGCTGATGAGAAAACGGCCATCTACAAGCTGACAGGGGCTGTCATGCACTATGGGAACCTGAAGTTCAAGCAGAAGCAAcgagaggagcaggcagagcctgatggcACAGAAG TGGCTGACAAGGCTGCCTACCTAACGGGCCTCAACTCAGCTGAATTTCTCAAGGCCTTGTGTTACCCCCGAGTCAAGGTTGGGAATGAATACGTGACCAAAGGTCAAAACGTGACACAG GTGAACAATTCAGTGGGTGCCCTGGCCAAGGCAATGTTTGAGAAGATGTTCCTGTGGATGGTTGTTCGTATCAACCAACAGCTGGACACGAAGCAGCCCAGGCAGTACTTCATTGGTGTCCTGGACATTGCTGGCTTTGAGATCTTTGAT TTCAACAGCTTTGAGCAGCTGTGCATCAACTTCACCAATGAGAAACTGCAACAGTTCTTCAACCACCACATGTtcgtgctggagcaggaggagtaCAAGAAGGAGGGCATTGAATGGGAGTTCATTGACTTTGGCATGGACCTGGCTGCCTGCATTGAGCTCATTGAGAAG CCCATGGGCATCTTCTCCATCCTGGAAGAGGAGTGCATGTTCCCCAAGGCAACTGACACCTCTTTCAAGAACAAGCTCTATGACCAGCACCTGGGCAAGTCCAACAACTTCCAGAAGCCCAAGCCAGGCAAAGGCAAGGCTGAGGCCCACTTCTCCCTGGTGCACTATGCTGGCACAGTGGACTACAACATCTCTGGGTGGCTGGAGAAGAACAAGGACCCTCTGAATGAAACTGTCATTGGGCTGTACCAGAAATCATCTGTCAAGACCCTGGCTTTACTCTTTGCCAGCTATGGTGGAGCTGATGCAG atgctggtggtggtggcaaGAAGGGAGGCAAGAAGAAGGGTTCTTCTTTCCAGACTGTCTCAGCCCTTTTCAGG GAGAATTTGAACAAGCTGATGGCTAACTTGAGAAGCACTCACCCCCATTTTGTGCGCTGTATCATCCCCAATGAAACTAAAACACCTG GTGCCATGGAGCACGAGCTGGTGCTGCACCAGCTGCGCTGTAACGGCGTGCTGGAAGGGATCAGGATCTGCAGGAAAGGGTTCCCCAGCAGAGTCCTCTATGCTGACTTCAAACAGAG ATACAGAGTACTTAATGCCAGTGCAATCCCAGAGGGACAGTTCATGGATAACAAGAAAGCTTCAGAGAAGCTCCTTGGGTCCATTGATGTAGACCATACCCAGTACAGATTTGGTCACACCAAG GTGTTCTTCAAAGCTGGGTTGCTGGGACTCCTGGAGGAGATGAGAGACGACAAGTTGGCAGAAATCATCACTCGCACACAAGCCAGGTGCAGGGGCTTCCTGATGAGAGTGGAGTATAAGAGAATGGTGGAGAGGAG AGAGTCCATCTTCTGCATCCAGTACAACGTTCGCTCATTCATGAATGTCAAACACTGGCCATGGATGAAGCTGTTCTTCAAGATCAAGCCATTGCTGAAGAGTGCAGAGTCTGAGAAGGAAATGGCCAACATGAAGGAAGAGTTTGAGAAAACCAAGGAAGAGCTTGCAAAGTCTGAGGCAAAGCGGAAggagctggaagagaaaatggtGGCCCTGGTGCAGGAGAAAAATGACCTGCAGCTCCAAGTGCAGGCT GAAGCAGATAGCTTGGCTGATGCTGAGGAAAGGTGCGACCAGCTCATCAAAAACAAAATCCAGCTGGAAGCCAAAATTAAGGAGCTGACAGAAAGGGCAGAGGATGAAGAGGAAATCAATGCTGAGCTGACAGCCAAGAAGAGGAAGCTGGAGGATGAATGTTCAGAGCTGAAGAAAGATATTGATGACCTTGAGCTAACACTGGCCaaggtggagaaggaaaaacatgCCACTGAAAACAAG GTGAAAAACCTGACTGAGgagatggcagctctggatGAGACAATTGCCAAGCTGACAAAGGAGAAGAAAGCCCTCCAAGAGGCGCATCAGCAGACCCTGGATGACCTGCAGGTAGAGGAAGACAAAGTCAATACTCTGACCAAAGCCAAGACCAAGCTGGAACAGCAAGTGGACGAT CTGGAAGGGTCCCTGGAGCAAGAGAAGAAACTGCGCATGGACCTGGAGAGAGCAAAAAGGAAACTGGAAGGAGACCTGAAGCTGGCCCAGGACAGCATCATGGATTTGGAGAATGAtaagcagcagctggatgagAAACTGAAGAA GAAAGACTTTGAAATCAGCCAGATCCAGAGCAAGATCGAGGATGAACAGGCCCTGGGCATGCAATTTCAGAAGAAGATCAAGGAGCTGCAG GCCcgcattgaggagctggaggaggagattGAGGCAGAGCGAACCTCTCGCGCTAAAGCAGAGAAGCATCGCGCTGACCTGtccagggagctggaggagatcAGCGAGCGCCTGGAAGAAGCAGGAggggccacagcagctcagatTGAGATGAACAAGAAGCGTGAGGCAGAGTTCCAGAAGATGCGCCGTGACCTGGAAGAGGCCACGCTGCAGCACGAAGCCACGGCTTCTGCTCTGCGCAAGAAGCACGcggacagcacagctgagctgggcgAGCAGATCGACAACCTGCAACGCGTGAAGcagaagctggagaaggagaagagtgAGCTGAAGATGGAGATTGATGACTTGGCCAGCAACATGGAGTCTGTCTCCAAAGCCAAG GCCAACCTGGAGAAGATGTGCCGCACACTGGAAGATCAGCTGAGTGAGCTTAAAACTAAGGAGGAGCAGAATCAGCGCATGATCAACGACCTCAATACACAAAGAGCTCGTCTGCAGACAGAGTCAG gtGAATTTTCCCGCCAGGTGGAGGAGAAAGATGCTCTGATCTCTCAGCTGTCTAGGGGCAAGCAAGGATTTACCCAACAGATTGAGGAACTCAAGAGACATCTAGAGGAAGAAATCAAG gCGAAGAACGCCCTGGCCCATGCCCTGCAGTCCGCTCGCCACGACTGTGACTTGCTCCGGGAACAAtatgaggaggagcaggaggccaAGGGGGAGCTGCAACGAGCCCTGTCCAAAGCAAATGGTGAAGTGGCCCAGTGGAGAACCAAATATGAGACGGACGCGATTCAGCGCACGGAGGAGCTTGAGGAGGCCAA GAAGAAGCTGGCCCAGCGCCTGCAGGATGCAGAGGAGCATGTTGAGGCTGTCAATGCCAAATGTGCCTCCCTGGAAAAGAcaaagcagaggctgcagaatGAAGTGGAGGACCTGATGATTGATGTGGAGAGATCCaatgctgcctgtgctgctctggataAGAAGCAGAAGAACTTTGACAAG ATCCTGGCAGAATGGAAGCAGAAGTATGAGGAAACgcaggctgagctggaggcCTCGCAGAAGGAGTCACGCTCTCTGAGCACGGAGCTGTTCAAGATGAAGAATGCCTATGAGGAGTCCTTGGACCACCTGGAAACAATGAAGCGGGAGAACAAGAACTTGCAGC AGGAGATTTCCGACCTCACAGAGCAGATTGCGGAGGGAGGAAAGGCCATTCATGAGCTGGAGAAAGTGAAGAAGCAGATTGAGACAGAGAAATCCGAACTGCAAGCATCCCTGGAGGAAGCTGAG GCCTCCCTGGAACATGAGGAGGGGAAGATCCTGCGCCTGCAGCTTGAGCTCAACCAAGTGAAGTCTGAGATTGATAGGAAGATAGCAGAGAAAGATGAGGAGATTGACCAGCTGAAGAGAAACCACCTACGAGTCGTGGACTCGATGCAGAGCACCCTGGATGCTGagatcaggagcaggaatgaaGCCCTGAGGCTGAAGAAGAAGATGGAGGGAGACCTGAATGAAATGGAGATCCAGCTGAGCCATGCCAACCGCcaggctgcagaggcacagaAGAACCTGAGGAACACCCAGGCTGTGCTCAAG GAcactcagctgcacctggacgATGCTCTCAGGACACAGGATGACCTGAAGGAGCAGGTGGCCATGGTGGAGCGCAGAGCAAACCTGCTGCAGGCTGAAGTTGAGGAGCTCCGTGCAGCCCTAGAGCAGACGGAGCGGTCGAGGAAATTGGCTGAGCAGGAGCTTCTGGATGCCACTGAACGTGCACAGCTCCTCCACAGCCAG AACACCAGCCTGATCAACACCAAGAAGAAGCTGGAAACGGACATTTCCCAGATCCAGAGTGAAATGGAGGATACCATCCAGGAAGCCCGCAATGCTGAGGAGAAGGCCAAGAAGGCCATCACAGAT GCGGCCATGATGGCAGAAGAGCTGAAGAAGGAGCAGGACACCAGTGCCCACCTGGAGAGGATGAAGAAGAACCTGGACCAGACAGTGAAGGACCTGCAGCACCGTCTGGAAGAGGCCGAGCAGCTGGCACTGAAGGGAGGGAAGAAACAACTTCAGAAGCTGGAGGCCAGG GTGCgggagctggaaggggaggTTGATGCTGAGCAGAAGCGCAGCGCTGAAGCCGTGAAGGGTGTGCGCAAGTACGAGCGCAGGGTGAAGGAACTCACCTACCAG TCTGAGGAAGACAGGAAGAatgtgctgaggctgcaggatcTGGTGGACAAGCTGCAAATGAAAGTGAAATCCTACAAGAGACAAGCTGAGGAGGCT GAGGAGCTGTCCAATGTGAACCTGTCCAAGTTCCGCAAGATCCAGCACGAGCTGGAGGAGGCCGAGGAGCGGGCTGACATTGCAGAGTCACAGGTCAACAAGCTCCGAGTGAAGAGCCGTGACATGCATGCCAAGAAGATAGAAGAGGAAGAGTGA